From one Flavobacteriales bacterium genomic stretch:
- a CDS encoding MBL fold metallo-hydrolase, whose protein sequence is MGKGRGPDLCAGPFSIHLLRFIQRMLWILLGLLAALGLALLLYFSFAPRIGANPVGGRLERIKLSPNQVDGKFQNLMETDMDMPIGTMLGVLWEFAKGGKGREPMDSIPTVEFDPAAWAAVLDSAIAICWFGHSSLLIKVDGITFLTDPVFGERASTFSFAGPKRFNYQQHMRVDLLPQVDVVLLSHDHYDHLDHETILQLKDKHFIAPLGVGAHLEHWGVPAGSITEKDWWEGVALGSVKLTLAPSRHFSGRGMTNRFSTLWGSWVIEGERKKVYFGADSGYSPTFKEVGERFGPFDLALLECGAYNERWSNIHMMPEETAQAALDVKAKVLMPIHWGKFSLAMHAWKEPIERVSAKAAEHGVKLLTPRIGRIVNGPDLNLSERWWEEVR, encoded by the coding sequence ATGGGAAAGGGGAGGGGTCCGGACCTTTGCGCCGGACCTTTCTCCATTCACCTCTTGCGATTCATCCAACGCATGCTCTGGATACTGCTCGGCCTTCTGGCTGCTTTGGGCCTCGCCCTATTGCTCTACTTCTCCTTCGCTCCGCGCATCGGCGCCAATCCCGTAGGCGGGCGCTTGGAGCGCATCAAGCTCTCTCCCAATCAGGTTGATGGCAAGTTCCAGAACCTGATGGAGACGGATATGGACATGCCCATTGGCACTATGCTCGGTGTGTTGTGGGAATTCGCGAAGGGCGGCAAAGGGCGCGAGCCGATGGATTCAATCCCAACCGTTGAGTTCGATCCGGCAGCATGGGCGGCGGTGCTCGACAGCGCGATCGCCATTTGCTGGTTCGGCCATTCGTCGCTGCTCATCAAGGTTGATGGCATCACCTTCCTCACGGACCCGGTGTTCGGCGAGCGTGCCAGCACCTTCAGCTTCGCCGGGCCCAAGCGCTTCAACTACCAGCAGCACATGCGGGTTGATCTTTTGCCGCAGGTCGATGTGGTGCTGCTCTCGCACGATCACTACGACCACCTCGACCATGAAACCATCCTTCAATTGAAGGATAAGCACTTCATCGCGCCGCTCGGCGTGGGCGCGCACCTGGAGCATTGGGGCGTGCCCGCTGGTTCCATCACCGAGAAGGATTGGTGGGAGGGCGTGGCGCTGGGGTCGGTGAAGCTCACGCTTGCGCCGTCGCGCCACTTCAGCGGACGGGGCATGACCAATCGCTTCAGCACGCTTTGGGGCTCATGGGTGATCGAGGGCGAGCGGAAGAAGGTCTATTTCGGCGCGGACTCCGGCTATTCCCCCACCTTCAAGGAAGTGGGTGAGCGCTTCGGGCCGTTCGATCTGGCCTTGCTCGAATGCGGTGCCTACAACGAGCGCTGGTCCAATATCCACATGATGCCCGAGGAGACCGCTCAAGCCGCCTTGGATGTGAAGGCGAAGGTGCTCATGCCCATCCACTGGGGCAAGTTCAGCCTGGCCATGCACGCGTGGAAGGAGCCCATCGAACGGGTCTCGGCCAAGGCTGCGGAGCACGGCGTCAAGTTGCTCACGCCGCGCATCGGCCGCATCGTGAATGGGCCCGACCTGAACCTGAGCGAGCGCTGGTGGGAGGAGGTGCGCTAA
- a CDS encoding ThuA domain-containing protein: MRALLVAGLIQAFTLPAQNRVLHFTKTSGYDHNTRAASFAMFQTIGLELGLEVDDDATGDPFSDPATLSQYSIIVFSNTSGNNILSAPQRANFEIWVANGGSVLGIHAATDTYRHSTANGGNTGTWDFYAELIGASVQENPNHVDGTPQYALSHADAHPSTDDVPDPWLKNEEYYYWEGGYFGPDNAEVLRVEETLGPNGLVNSYDAPRPMSWYRELPSGSGVFYTALGHALSNYTDDAIFREHILDAMRWLHQMSTEVPDLLNPDACSIAPNPADALVRFSCQAKDCGSHWRLIDAQGREQASGAIRAGSATLATDGLEPGYYLVITAAGAQRLVIAR, from the coding sequence ATGCGTGCGTTGCTCGTTGCAGGCCTGATCCAGGCCTTCACCCTCCCGGCCCAGAACCGGGTACTTCATTTCACGAAGACTTCCGGCTACGATCACAACACGCGCGCGGCCTCTTTCGCGATGTTCCAAACCATCGGCTTGGAATTGGGCCTTGAAGTGGATGACGACGCCACCGGCGACCCGTTCAGCGACCCAGCAACGCTCAGCCAGTACAGCATCATCGTATTCAGCAACACCAGCGGCAACAACATCCTCAGCGCGCCGCAACGGGCCAACTTCGAGATCTGGGTGGCCAACGGCGGGAGCGTGCTGGGCATCCATGCCGCCACCGACACCTACCGTCATAGCACGGCCAATGGCGGCAACACGGGCACGTGGGATTTCTACGCGGAACTGATCGGCGCCAGCGTGCAGGAGAATCCGAATCACGTGGACGGTACCCCGCAGTACGCGCTCTCGCATGCCGATGCGCATCCTTCCACCGACGACGTGCCCGACCCTTGGCTGAAGAACGAGGAGTACTACTACTGGGAGGGCGGCTATTTCGGGCCGGACAACGCGGAGGTGCTGCGCGTGGAGGAGACCCTTGGCCCGAACGGCCTGGTGAACAGCTACGATGCGCCTCGCCCGATGAGCTGGTACCGCGAGCTGCCTTCCGGGAGCGGCGTCTTCTATACGGCGCTGGGCCATGCTCTCTCCAACTATACTGATGACGCGATCTTCCGGGAGCATATCCTCGACGCGATGCGATGGCTCCATCAAATGAGCACGGAGGTCCCGGATCTGTTGAACCCCGATGCGTGTTCCATCGCGCCGAACCCAGCCGATGCTCTCGTGCGTTTCTCTTGCCAGGCCAAGGATTGCGGCTCCCATTGGCGGCTGATCGATGCGCAGGGCCGTGAGCAGGCTTCAGGGGCGATCCGCGCCGGCTCGGCAACCTTGGCCACTGATGGCCTCGAGCCGGGTTATTACCTGGTCATCACGGCTGCCGGTGCGCAACGCTTGGTCATCGCACGATGA
- a CDS encoding glycosyltransferase family 2 protein: MDVSIVVPLLNERESLPILIDRLHRVLGSMGVAYEVILIDDGSADGSWAEIQKASKADARVKGIRFGRNFGKSPALNEGFIAAQGEVVITMDADLQDDPDELPGLIRMVHVEGFDLVSGWKKKRFDPISKTIPTKLFNWTTRRVSGVKLHDFNCGLKAYRKEVVKSIEVFGEMHRYIPFIAKKEGFGHIGEKVVKHHPRKYGKSKFGLDRFINGFLDLLTITFVFRFGRKPMHFFGAVGTLMFVVGLLSACWVVGEKLYFVYALGKAAPRVSDQGLFFVALTAMVIGVQLFTMGFVAELVRRYSPERNVYRVKERVGF; the protein is encoded by the coding sequence ATGGATGTCTCCATCGTCGTTCCCCTGCTCAACGAGCGCGAGTCGCTGCCGATCCTCATCGATCGGTTGCATCGGGTGCTTGGCAGCATGGGCGTGGCTTACGAGGTGATCCTGATCGATGATGGCAGCGCCGATGGCTCCTGGGCGGAGATCCAGAAGGCCTCCAAGGCCGATGCGCGGGTGAAGGGGATCCGCTTCGGGCGGAACTTCGGCAAGAGCCCGGCCCTCAACGAGGGATTCATCGCCGCGCAAGGCGAGGTCGTGATCACCATGGATGCCGACCTCCAGGATGATCCGGATGAGCTGCCCGGGCTGATCCGCATGGTGCACGTGGAAGGATTCGACCTGGTGAGCGGCTGGAAGAAGAAGCGCTTCGATCCGATCAGCAAGACCATCCCCACCAAGCTCTTCAACTGGACCACCCGGCGCGTGAGCGGCGTGAAGCTGCACGACTTCAACTGCGGGCTGAAGGCTTACCGGAAGGAAGTGGTGAAGAGCATCGAGGTCTTCGGCGAGATGCACCGCTACATCCCGTTCATCGCGAAGAAGGAAGGATTCGGCCATATCGGGGAGAAGGTGGTGAAGCACCATCCGCGCAAGTACGGCAAGAGCAAGTTCGGGCTCGATCGCTTCATCAACGGCTTCCTCGACCTGCTCACCATCACCTTCGTGTTCCGCTTCGGGCGCAAGCCCATGCACTTCTTCGGCGCGGTGGGCACGCTCATGTTCGTGGTGGGCCTGCTCAGCGCATGCTGGGTGGTGGGGGAGAAGCTCTACTTCGTTTATGCCCTTGGCAAGGCCGCGCCGCGCGTGAGCGACCAAGGGCTCTTCTTCGTGGCCCTTACGGCCATGGTCATCGGCGTGCAGCTGTTCACCATGGGCTTCGTGGCGGAGCTGGTGCGCCGCTACAGCCCGGAGCGGAACGTGTACCGGGTGAAGGAGCGCGTGGGATTCTGA
- a CDS encoding YajQ family cyclic di-GMP-binding protein, whose translation MPSLDILSKVDLQMLDNAVNVVKREIENRYDLRGTNSTVELDKKALTIKLSTEDHMKLDAIVDILLERSGKQKVDVRSYDLKEEPVPSGKSLYRIIKVKQGIERETAKKIVKAIKDSGLKVQPQIMDDLIRVNGKKIDDLQAVMALCRQQDFELPLQFENMKS comes from the coding sequence ATGCCCAGCTTGGACATCCTCTCGAAGGTCGACCTGCAGATGCTCGACAATGCCGTGAACGTGGTGAAGCGCGAGATCGAGAACCGCTACGACCTGCGCGGCACCAACAGCACCGTGGAACTCGACAAGAAGGCACTCACGATCAAGTTGAGCACGGAAGACCACATGAAGCTCGATGCCATCGTGGACATCCTGCTCGAGCGAAGCGGCAAGCAGAAAGTGGATGTGCGGAGCTACGACTTGAAGGAAGAGCCCGTGCCAAGCGGCAAATCGCTCTACCGCATCATCAAGGTGAAGCAGGGCATCGAGCGGGAAACTGCGAAGAAAATCGTGAAGGCCATCAAGGACAGCGGCCTCAAGGTGCAGCCGCAGATCATGGACGACCTGATCCGCGTGAACGGCAAGAAGATCGACGACCTGCAGGCGGTCATGGCCTTGTGCCGCCAGCAGGATTTCGAGCTGCCCCTGCAATTCGAGAACATGAAGAGCTGA
- a CDS encoding DUF3667 domain-containing protein, translated as MARKRQKRPECPNCGLRLREEDNYCARCGQENHTHKIPVRHFIMDLLGGLFNFDTKLLRTFRDLFWPPGLATRNFNENKRARYVPPLRLYLFTSLLYFVAIAWLPDNGRDSATDDVKGVNLTAGNDSLDEALARLARDGKLTDAVLDSVISIGGDEPGFITRRLLRTAAEQHAGGAASRSFTQQLRRNFSTAMFVLVPLFALLLKLICLRQKRFYTEHLVFALNYHSAFFILLLCASLLDAAFMAAFGTNDWALRIAIISGFASLPWMMRTAYQRPWVRTVAAAVLLLVVYVLLLGLSIGLTAFITSIIT; from the coding sequence ATGGCCCGCAAGCGGCAGAAGCGCCCCGAATGCCCCAACTGCGGGCTGCGCCTGCGCGAAGAGGACAATTACTGTGCGCGTTGCGGCCAAGAGAACCACACGCACAAGATCCCGGTGCGGCATTTCATCATGGACCTGCTCGGCGGCCTGTTCAACTTCGACACCAAGCTGCTGCGCACGTTTCGCGACCTGTTCTGGCCGCCCGGCCTGGCGACCCGGAATTTCAATGAGAACAAGCGGGCGCGCTACGTGCCGCCGCTCCGACTATACCTATTCACCAGCCTCTTGTACTTCGTGGCAATCGCCTGGCTCCCTGACAATGGGCGCGACTCGGCTACTGATGATGTGAAGGGCGTGAATCTCACGGCGGGCAACGATTCGCTCGACGAGGCCTTGGCGCGCCTGGCGCGGGATGGCAAGCTCACCGATGCCGTGCTCGACAGTGTCATCTCCATTGGCGGCGACGAGCCCGGCTTCATCACTCGGCGGCTGCTGCGAACCGCGGCTGAGCAGCACGCGGGAGGTGCAGCGAGCCGGTCATTCACGCAGCAGCTGCGCCGCAACTTCAGCACGGCCATGTTCGTGCTGGTTCCGCTCTTCGCGCTTTTGCTCAAATTGATCTGCCTCCGCCAGAAGCGCTTCTACACCGAGCACCTGGTCTTCGCGCTGAATTACCATTCCGCCTTCTTCATCCTTCTTCTCTGCGCCAGCCTCCTCGATGCGGCGTTCATGGCTGCGTTCGGCACTAACGATTGGGCCTTACGGATCGCGATCATCTCAGGATTCGCTTCCTTGCCTTGGATGATGCGCACGGCCTATCAACGACCATGGGTCCGCACCGTGGCCGCAGCCGTGCTCCTCCTCGTGGTTTATGTGCTTCTGCTCGGCCTTTCCATCGGGCTCACGGCCTTTATCACCTCGATCATCACCTGA